One part of the Solanum dulcamara chromosome 8, daSolDulc1.2, whole genome shotgun sequence genome encodes these proteins:
- the LOC129899175 gene encoding 40S ribosomal protein S15: MADVETDVAAGQPRKRTFKKFSYRGVDLDSLLDMSTDELVKLFNARPRRRFQRGLKRKPMALIKKLRKAKREAPPGEKPEPVKTHLRNMIIVPEMIGSVIGIYNGKTFNQIEVKPEMIGHYLAEFSISYKPVKHGRPGIGATHSSRFIPLK; this comes from the exons ATG GCGGATGTTGAAACCGATGTGGCAGCAGGACAGCCCAGAAAGAGGACGTTCAAGAAGTTTAGCTACAGAGGTGTGGATCTCGATTCTCTGCTCGACATGTCCACTGACGAGCTCGTCAAGCTCTTCAACGCTCGTCCTCGTAGAAG GTTCCAGAGAGGTTTGAAGAGGAAGCCAATGGCCTTGATCAAGAAGCTGCGCAAGGCG AAACGCGAGGCTCCACCAGGTGAGAAGCCAGAGCCTGTCAAGACTCATCTGAGGAACATGATTATTGTTCCTGAGATGATTGGAAGTGTCATTGGTATTTACAATGGGAAGACATTCAATCAGATTGAGGTCAAGCCTGAGATGATTGGCCACTATCTGGCTGAGTTCTCAATCTCATACAAGCCTGTCAAGCATGGAAGACCCGGTATTGGTGCTACTCACTCATCAAGGTTCATTCCTCTGAAGTAA